Proteins encoded by one window of Modestobacter marinus:
- a CDS encoding thiol-disulfide oxidoreductase DCC family protein: protein MTPATGPALVFDGDCAFCTRCADVARRLLPADVRVVPWQSTDLASAGVSPARAQTEVLWFGRGGDVSGGAPAVAAALRAAGRPWSLLGVLLSVPPVRWVAPIGYRLVAANRHRLPGGTAACRVPPPDAG from the coding sequence ATGACACCCGCGACCGGGCCCGCGCTCGTCTTCGACGGCGACTGCGCCTTCTGCACCCGCTGCGCCGACGTCGCCCGGCGGTTGCTGCCGGCCGACGTGCGGGTCGTGCCGTGGCAGTCCACCGACCTGGCGTCCGCCGGGGTGAGCCCGGCGCGGGCGCAGACCGAGGTGCTGTGGTTCGGCCGGGGCGGCGACGTCTCCGGGGGCGCGCCCGCGGTGGCGGCGGCGCTGCGGGCGGCCGGCCGGCCGTGGTCGCTGCTCGGCGTCCTGCTGTCCGTCCCGCCGGTGCGCTGGGTCGCCCCGATCGGCTACCGGCTGGTGGCGGCCAACCGGCACCGGCTCCCGGGCGGGACGGCGGCCTGCCGGGTGCCCCCGCCCGACGCCGGCTGA
- a CDS encoding DUF2993 domain-containing protein gives MSVVVGTLLLLWGADRLARWAAESLLARDVQQATGVAERPSVQVRGLVFLLQAVQGRYDDVEVTLSEVSSGPMSVDRVEARLSGVHVSFHDLLVQEPGPVWIERSVGEAFLGYDDLNRYLQVTGRPVEIGAAPGEEVRLTGTVDLLGQSVSASALAQLSPESGALSIAPTALDTETELAPASRLLLGQRFSLRVPLDPLPFGQELTAIEGAEDGLVVRAEGTDVVLRP, from the coding sequence GTGTCCGTGGTGGTGGGCACCCTGCTGCTGCTGTGGGGGGCCGACCGGCTGGCCCGGTGGGCGGCCGAGTCCCTGCTGGCGCGGGACGTCCAGCAGGCGACCGGCGTCGCCGAACGGCCGTCGGTGCAGGTGCGCGGCCTGGTCTTCCTCCTCCAGGCGGTGCAGGGCCGCTACGACGACGTCGAGGTCACCCTCAGCGAGGTGTCGTCGGGGCCGATGTCGGTCGACCGGGTGGAGGCCCGGCTCAGCGGCGTGCACGTCTCCTTCCACGACCTGCTGGTGCAGGAGCCGGGGCCGGTGTGGATCGAGCGGTCGGTCGGGGAGGCGTTCCTCGGCTACGACGACCTCAACCGCTACCTCCAGGTCACCGGGCGCCCGGTGGAGATCGGCGCGGCACCCGGGGAGGAGGTCCGGCTGACCGGGACGGTGGACCTCCTCGGCCAGTCCGTGTCGGCCTCCGCCCTGGCGCAGCTGTCCCCCGAGAGCGGTGCGCTGTCGATCGCCCCCACCGCGCTGGACACCGAGACCGAGCTCGCCCCGGCCAGCCGGCTCCTGCTCGGGCAGCGGTTCTCGCTGCGGGTGCCACTGGACCCGCTCCCCTTCGGCCAGGAGCTCACCGCGATCGAGGGCGCAGAGGACGGCCTGGTGGTGCGCGCCGAGGGCACGGACGTCGTCCTCCGCCCCTGA
- a CDS encoding LLM class flavin-dependent oxidoreductase — protein MRIPLSVLDLAPIPRGETVSSSIAASVALAQRAEEHGYQRVWYAEHHNMPTIASSATSVLIAHVGAQTSRIRLGAGGVMLPNHAPLTIAEQFGTLDAMYPGRIDLGLGRAPGSDQNTMYALRRDPNSADTFPQDVLELQAYLAGRSRVPGVDAIPGKGSDVPLYVLGSSLFGAHLAAALGLPYAFASHFAPQALEAAVATYRREFQPSAQLDAPYVIAGVNVIAADTVRQAEENLQAVRRTMAVGLFGRGRSFTDEEADLLLEQGAGQHVSSMFTYAAVGTPREIGDYLEGFRKQADADELIVAHQAPTTEGRLRSVTLTAEALDSVSV, from the coding sequence ATGCGCATCCCGCTGTCCGTCCTCGACCTCGCCCCGATCCCCCGCGGCGAGACCGTCAGCAGCAGCATCGCGGCCAGCGTCGCCCTGGCGCAGCGCGCGGAGGAGCACGGCTACCAGCGGGTCTGGTACGCCGAGCACCACAACATGCCGACGATCGCGTCCTCGGCGACCAGCGTGCTCATCGCGCACGTCGGCGCCCAGACCAGCCGCATCCGGCTCGGCGCCGGTGGCGTGATGCTGCCCAACCACGCGCCGCTGACCATCGCCGAGCAGTTCGGCACCCTCGACGCGATGTACCCCGGCCGGATCGACCTCGGCCTGGGCCGCGCGCCCGGGTCGGACCAGAACACGATGTACGCGCTGCGCCGGGACCCGAACTCCGCCGACACCTTCCCGCAGGACGTGCTGGAGCTGCAGGCGTACCTGGCCGGCCGGTCCCGGGTGCCCGGCGTCGACGCGATCCCCGGCAAGGGCTCCGACGTCCCGCTGTACGTGCTGGGCTCGTCGCTGTTCGGCGCCCACCTGGCCGCCGCGCTCGGCCTGCCGTACGCCTTCGCCAGCCACTTCGCGCCGCAGGCCCTGGAGGCCGCCGTCGCCACCTACCGGCGCGAGTTCCAGCCCTCCGCCCAGCTCGACGCCCCCTACGTGATCGCCGGGGTCAACGTCATCGCCGCCGACACCGTGCGCCAGGCGGAGGAGAACCTGCAGGCGGTCCGCCGGACCATGGCGGTCGGCCTGTTCGGCCGGGGCCGCAGCTTCACCGACGAGGAGGCCGACCTGCTGCTCGAGCAGGGGGCCGGGCAGCACGTCAGCTCGATGTTCACCTACGCCGCGGTCGGCACGCCGCGCGAGATCGGCGACTACCTCGAGGGCTTCCGCAAGCAGGCGGACGCCGACGAGCTGATCGTCGCCCACCAGGCCCCCACCACCGAGGGCCGGCTGCGCTCGGTGACCCTGACCGCCGAGGCCCTCGACTCCGTCAGCGTGTAG
- a CDS encoding C40 family peptidase has product MGTEATTQRRTGRRPAHRIAGVVVAAALCLGAAPGVAGATPTNPSDEQIGAARAQQDAAAQQVGALSAELATAQAEVDAARARSAIALDTFQAQQAEYEVAQATADAAAATADRSAAELATARAAIAAFARQSYQQGSTSPTLEALTTADGPAQMLERAALLEAAGAHQGDVVTEVTAAEARARADETAAQATLAEAASLKQQAEDALAAAAELEAGARAQASGLAARQATLEQDLARAQQTLLGLEGARAAAEQHAAQQAAAERAAAERAAAAERAAAAERAAAERTSTPGRSLVSAPQRGTSAGDGDASAVETAISAARRHLGTIYSWGGGSLTGPSMGWGVDAGIVGFDCSGLTRYAYAQAGISIPRNSRAQYAALPSVSRSDLQRGDLVFWATDTGRPATIHHVALYLGDGQILEAPQSGSVIRFTSMRWSGFIGAVRPTA; this is encoded by the coding sequence ATGGGCACCGAGGCAACGACCCAGCGCCGGACCGGCCGCCGCCCGGCGCACCGCATCGCCGGGGTGGTCGTGGCGGCGGCCCTCTGCCTGGGAGCGGCCCCCGGCGTCGCCGGGGCGACCCCGACCAACCCCTCCGACGAGCAGATCGGCGCCGCCCGGGCGCAGCAGGACGCCGCCGCGCAGCAGGTCGGCGCCCTCTCCGCCGAGCTCGCCACCGCCCAGGCCGAGGTGGACGCCGCCCGGGCCCGGTCGGCGATCGCGCTGGACACCTTCCAGGCACAACAGGCCGAGTACGAGGTCGCCCAGGCCACCGCCGACGCCGCCGCGGCCACCGCCGACCGGAGCGCGGCCGAGCTGGCCACCGCCCGCGCGGCCATCGCCGCCTTCGCCCGGCAGAGCTACCAGCAGGGCAGCACCTCCCCGACGCTGGAGGCGCTGACCACCGCCGACGGGCCGGCCCAGATGCTGGAGCGCGCCGCCCTCCTCGAGGCCGCCGGCGCCCACCAGGGCGACGTCGTCACCGAGGTGACGGCCGCCGAGGCTCGGGCCCGCGCCGACGAGACCGCTGCGCAGGCCACCCTGGCCGAGGCTGCGTCGCTGAAGCAGCAGGCCGAGGACGCGCTGGCCGCCGCCGCGGAGCTGGAGGCCGGCGCCCGGGCGCAGGCGTCCGGCCTGGCGGCCCGGCAGGCGACCCTCGAGCAGGACCTCGCCCGGGCCCAGCAGACCCTCCTCGGCCTGGAGGGCGCCCGCGCCGCCGCCGAGCAGCACGCCGCCCAGCAGGCGGCCGCCGAGCGGGCCGCCGCGGAGCGCGCCGCCGCCGCCGAGCGGGCCGCCGCCGCCGAGCGGGCCGCCGCCGAGCGGACCTCGACCCCCGGCCGGTCCCTCGTCTCCGCACCGCAGCGCGGCACCTCAGCCGGGGACGGCGACGCCTCCGCGGTCGAGACGGCGATCTCCGCCGCCCGGCGCCACCTGGGCACCATCTACTCGTGGGGCGGCGGTTCGCTCACCGGGCCCAGCATGGGGTGGGGCGTGGACGCCGGCATCGTCGGCTTCGACTGCTCCGGCCTCACCCGCTACGCCTACGCCCAGGCTGGCATCTCCATCCCGCGCAACAGCCGCGCCCAGTACGCGGCCCTGCCCTCGGTGTCCCGGTCGGACCTGCAGCGAGGTGACCTGGTCTTCTGGGCCACCGACACCGGCCGCCCGGCCACCATCCACCACGTGGCCCTCTACCTCGGTGACGGGCAGATCCTGGAGGCGCCGCAGAGCGGCTCGGTCATCCGGTTCACGTCGATGCGGTGGAGCGGCTTCATCGGCGCCGTCCGCCCCACCGCCTGA
- a CDS encoding reverse transcriptase family protein: MAVALGQARAHTWVGTLVGEVQTHHPTAPVDRPRELARVVRTTRGWERGQSESPLPRPVRWQPTPTAVAWRRWPVADLPDQAAVARLLDVDAGELAWFADARRLERTAGEALRHYRWRVVQRPAGVRLLAAPKPRLKEAQRRVLRHVLDRVPVHEAAHGCVPGRSVRTAVAPHAGSAVVLRMDLESFFAGIAAGRVHGLLLGVAGLPEPVAHVLTGLVTTVLPAEVERGIPLPDGIEARERHRRLVQRLAVPHLPEGAPTSPALANLVCHRLDRRLAGLAASCGGRYTRYVDDLTFSGDRRIARDRFAELVTAVVEEEGFRVNAAKTSATSAARRQSVLGTVVNDHPALPRPERDALRALLHNCAVHGWTTQTRGRDPAGFRDHVLGRVAWAASIDPGFGARLHALADRIDWTTPPPPWVPPVS, from the coding sequence GTGGCGGTGGCCCTGGGGCAGGCCCGGGCGCACACCTGGGTGGGCACGCTGGTCGGTGAGGTGCAGACCCACCACCCCACGGCCCCCGTCGACCGGCCGCGGGAACTGGCCCGCGTCGTCCGGACGACGCGGGGGTGGGAGCGCGGGCAGTCCGAGTCCCCGCTCCCCCGGCCCGTGCGGTGGCAGCCGACGCCGACCGCGGTGGCCTGGCGGCGGTGGCCGGTCGCCGACCTGCCGGACCAGGCGGCGGTGGCCCGGCTGCTCGACGTCGACGCCGGCGAGCTGGCGTGGTTCGCCGACGCCCGCCGGCTGGAGCGCACGGCCGGGGAGGCGCTGCGGCACTACCGGTGGCGGGTGGTCCAGCGGCCGGCCGGGGTCCGGCTGCTCGCGGCACCCAAGCCGCGGCTCAAGGAGGCGCAGCGGCGGGTGCTGCGGCACGTGCTCGACCGCGTCCCGGTGCACGAGGCCGCGCACGGCTGCGTGCCCGGCCGCTCGGTGCGCACCGCGGTCGCCCCGCACGCCGGGTCCGCGGTGGTGCTGCGGATGGACCTGGAGTCCTTCTTCGCCGGCATCGCCGCCGGGCGCGTGCACGGGCTGCTGCTGGGCGTCGCCGGCCTGCCCGAGCCGGTGGCCCACGTGCTCACCGGGCTGGTGACGACGGTGCTGCCGGCGGAGGTGGAGCGGGGCATCCCGCTCCCGGACGGGATCGAGGCGCGGGAACGGCACCGGCGCCTGGTGCAGCGGCTGGCGGTGCCGCACCTGCCGGAGGGGGCGCCGACGTCCCCGGCGCTGGCCAACCTGGTCTGCCACCGGCTGGACCGCCGGCTGGCCGGTCTGGCTGCCTCCTGCGGTGGCCGCTACACCCGCTACGTCGACGACCTGACCTTCAGCGGGGACCGCCGGATCGCCCGGGACCGGTTCGCCGAGCTGGTCACCGCGGTGGTCGAGGAGGAGGGCTTCCGGGTCAACGCGGCGAAGACCTCGGCGACCAGCGCGGCCCGCCGGCAGTCGGTGCTGGGCACCGTGGTCAACGACCACCCGGCGCTGCCGAGACCGGAGCGGGACGCGCTGCGGGCGCTGCTGCACAACTGCGCCGTCCACGGCTGGACGACGCAGACCCGGGGCCGCGACCCGGCCGGCTTCCGCGACCACGTGCTGGGCCGGGTCGCCTGGGCGGCCTCGATCGACCCGGGGTTCGGCGCCCGACTGCACGCCCTGGCCGACCGCATCGACTGGACGACACCCCCTCCCCCGTGGGTCCCGCCGGTGAGCTGA
- a CDS encoding SGNH/GDSL hydrolase family protein — MTLRFLVLGDSLAFGTGAATARDTLGARLTRSLQAAGHEVELQLVAVPGATSLDLAVQVRRVTGPVDVALLVVGANDLTRQVPPARAATALGSAVQDLRGTGAAVLVVPTPDLSSVAWVPPAFRAVVAGICDQLRARQTLAAERAGAVVAPVAPELSRRFAADPALFSADRFHPSSAGYALVAEALAPTLLRLAAASTDAAA; from the coding sequence GTGACCCTCCGCTTCCTCGTCCTCGGTGACTCCCTCGCGTTCGGCACCGGCGCCGCGACGGCGCGGGACACCCTCGGCGCACGGCTGACCCGCTCGCTGCAGGCGGCCGGGCACGAGGTCGAGCTGCAGCTGGTCGCGGTGCCCGGTGCCACCTCCCTCGACCTCGCCGTCCAGGTCCGCCGGGTGACCGGGCCCGTCGACGTCGCGCTGCTGGTGGTGGGCGCCAACGACCTGACCCGGCAGGTGCCGCCGGCCCGGGCGGCCACCGCGCTGGGCTCGGCCGTGCAGGACCTCCGCGGGACCGGTGCGGCCGTGCTGGTGGTCCCCACGCCGGACCTGTCCTCGGTGGCCTGGGTGCCGCCGGCCTTCCGTGCGGTCGTCGCGGGCATCTGCGACCAGCTGCGCGCCCGGCAGACCCTCGCCGCGGAGCGGGCCGGTGCCGTCGTCGCCCCGGTCGCCCCCGAGCTGTCCCGGCGGTTCGCGGCAGACCCGGCCTTGTTCTCCGCCGACCGGTTCCACCCGTCCTCGGCCGGTTACGCGCTGGTCGCCGAGGCCCTGGCCCCGACCCTGCTCCGGCTGGCCGCCGCGAGCACCGACGCCGCCGCCTGA
- a CDS encoding fumarate reductase/succinate dehydrogenase flavoprotein subunit: MPLELFTVGEPIADTTAPRDVPLPDRWNERKFRARLVNPANRRRLSVIVVGTGLAGGSAAATLAEMGYRVKNFWFQDSPRRAHSVAAQGGINAAKNYRNDGDSVHRLFYDTVKGGDFRSREDNSYRLAEVSAAIIDQAVAQGVPFAREYGGLLDNRSFGGAQVSRTFYARGQTGQQLLYGAYQALERQIGLGNVEQHPRTEMLDLIVVDGKARGIVVRHLITGEITSHFADAVVLASGGYSNVFYLSTNAKGSNVTAAWRAHKRGALFANPCYTQIHPTCIPVSGDYQSKLTLMSESLRNDGRVWVPKERGDTRNPKDIPEDERDYYLERKYPAFGNLVPRDIASRQAKNVCDEGRGVGPNGLGVYLDFSDAIARLGQPAIEAKYGNLFDMYNRITGENAYETGMRIYPAVHYTMGGLWVDYDLSSNIPGLFVIGEANFSDQGANRLGASALMQGLADGYFVLPATISNYLADGPFPKVDATHPAAVEAEQSVRAQTERLLSINGTRTVASFHRELGRLMWDLCGMERSEEGLRKALDRIPEIRHEFWTNVKVSGEQGIFNQNLEHAGRVADFIELAELMCVDALHRNESCGGHFRVESQTPEGEALRDDENYAYVAAWEYTPEGEPPVLHREALEYEYVHLAQRSYK, translated from the coding sequence ATGCCTCTCGAGCTCTTCACCGTGGGCGAGCCCATCGCCGACACCACGGCACCCCGCGACGTCCCGCTCCCCGACCGCTGGAACGAGCGCAAGTTCCGCGCCCGGCTGGTCAACCCGGCCAACCGCCGGCGGCTCTCGGTCATCGTCGTCGGCACCGGTCTGGCCGGTGGCTCGGCGGCGGCCACGCTGGCCGAGATGGGCTACCGGGTCAAGAACTTCTGGTTCCAGGACAGCCCCCGGCGGGCGCACAGCGTCGCGGCGCAGGGCGGCATCAACGCCGCCAAGAACTACCGCAACGACGGCGACAGCGTGCACCGGCTGTTCTACGACACCGTCAAGGGCGGTGACTTCCGCTCCCGCGAGGACAACTCCTACCGGCTGGCCGAGGTCAGCGCCGCGATCATCGACCAGGCCGTGGCCCAGGGCGTGCCCTTCGCCCGCGAGTACGGCGGCCTGCTGGACAACCGCTCCTTCGGTGGCGCCCAGGTGTCGCGCACCTTCTACGCCCGCGGCCAGACCGGCCAGCAGCTCCTCTACGGCGCCTACCAGGCGCTGGAGCGGCAGATCGGGCTGGGCAACGTCGAGCAGCACCCGCGCACCGAGATGCTCGACCTGATCGTCGTCGACGGGAAGGCCCGGGGCATCGTCGTCCGGCATCTGATCACCGGCGAGATCACCAGCCACTTCGCCGACGCCGTGGTGCTGGCCTCCGGTGGCTACAGCAACGTCTTCTACCTCTCCACCAACGCCAAGGGCTCCAACGTCACGGCGGCCTGGCGGGCGCACAAGCGGGGCGCGCTGTTCGCCAACCCCTGCTACACGCAGATTCACCCGACCTGCATCCCGGTCAGCGGCGACTACCAGTCGAAGCTGACGCTGATGAGCGAGTCGCTGCGCAACGACGGGCGGGTGTGGGTGCCCAAGGAGCGCGGGGACACGCGCAACCCCAAGGACATCCCCGAGGACGAGCGCGACTACTACCTCGAGCGCAAGTACCCGGCGTTCGGCAACCTGGTGCCCCGCGACATCGCCTCGCGCCAGGCCAAGAACGTCTGCGACGAGGGCCGTGGCGTCGGGCCGAACGGCCTGGGCGTGTACCTGGACTTCAGCGACGCCATCGCCCGGCTGGGCCAGCCGGCGATCGAGGCCAAGTACGGCAACCTCTTCGACATGTACAACCGGATCACCGGCGAGAACGCGTACGAGACCGGGATGCGGATCTACCCGGCCGTGCACTACACGATGGGCGGACTGTGGGTCGACTACGACCTGTCGTCCAACATCCCGGGCCTGTTCGTCATCGGTGAGGCCAACTTCTCCGACCAGGGCGCCAACCGGCTCGGCGCCAGCGCGCTGATGCAGGGCCTGGCCGACGGCTACTTCGTGCTCCCGGCCACGATCAGCAACTACCTCGCCGACGGCCCGTTCCCCAAGGTCGACGCCACCCACCCGGCGGCGGTCGAGGCCGAGCAGTCCGTCCGCGCCCAGACCGAGCGGCTGCTGTCGATCAACGGCACCCGCACGGTGGCCTCCTTCCACCGCGAGCTGGGCCGGCTGATGTGGGACCTGTGCGGCATGGAGCGCTCGGAGGAGGGCCTGCGCAAGGCCCTGGACCGGATCCCGGAGATCCGGCACGAGTTCTGGACCAACGTCAAGGTCTCCGGCGAGCAGGGCATCTTCAACCAGAACCTCGAGCACGCCGGCCGGGTCGCCGACTTCATCGAGCTCGCCGAGCTCATGTGCGTCGACGCGCTGCACCGCAACGAGAGCTGCGGTGGGCACTTCCGGGTCGAGAGCCAGACGCCGGAGGGTGAGGCGCTGCGCGACGACGAGAACTACGCCTACGTCGCCGCGTGGGAGTACACCCCGGAGGGCGAGCCGCCGGTGCTGCACCGCGAGGCCCTCGAGTACGAGTACGTCCACCTTGCCCAGCGGAGCTACAAGTGA
- a CDS encoding MMPL family transporter, with protein MPATAVRRWSAGLAAASRRVTRPARSATRRAARAYRDAVVKARWFVVAGWLLLTVLVSVMLPTAGGGGGADIGNLLPEDSTAAAVQDRSLELFDVPVLSQVSVVVHDPNGLSVLTRADVALWAATHTQAYLDGNVPPGRGQIVAAVPLPTSTPETAVTYLYVSNYTSLERTRDLAREYASHFHNQSSVQTYVTGVVPAQVAQADYLESRLHLFEVATLVLIAVVVGLTFRSVVAPFVVLIAAGLGYLVAIRSLGVLAAALGFALPDQLQPLIAALLIGVITDYCVLFFAGLRQQLDRGLPRLDATRRAVSTNAPIIAVAGITVAAGTAALLAADFQLFQAFGPALSLTVVIGVLVSLTLVPALMAILGERLFGLGTLRASPRRPTRRGNGRLLRIVVDRRGATVATLLATGVLLLAAAPLLQMRLDLSFTSGLPPEDPVSRGAAVLEDSGIRGVIAPTEVIVEGDAVIEQRPALERLQAAIEAQPGVAEVLGPAQNPLPDGFGVVFSPEGDAARYVVILDSDPLAAPAISDLRQLSDQLDTLAAEAGLEDAEVAVTGQTAIAAELAAITRDNLRITLTAAVLVELLILIVYLRALCAPVVLMACSALGVAAALGLSVLVFQVLLGDPGLAFYVPFATAVLLLALGSDYNVFAVGSIWEAAARHPLSKAIMLAMPSTARAISAAGLILAATFGMVALIPLQTFRQVAFTMAAGLLIDTFLIRPVLTPAVLTLLGRAASWPSRRVRTESVPVDELRRTAAAGARSGGPEVLRDEAREEEAREEEAREEEGREDPARECQPAGAEVGHR; from the coding sequence GTGCCAGCCACGGCCGTCAGGCGTTGGTCCGCCGGGCTGGCGGCTGCGTCCCGGCGGGTCACCCGGCCGGCCCGGTCCGCGACCCGGCGGGCCGCCCGCGCCTACCGGGACGCCGTCGTCAAGGCCCGCTGGTTCGTGGTGGCCGGCTGGTTGCTGCTCACCGTGCTGGTGTCGGTGATGCTGCCCACGGCCGGCGGGGGCGGCGGGGCCGACATCGGCAACCTGCTGCCGGAGGACAGCACGGCGGCCGCCGTCCAGGACCGGTCCCTGGAGCTGTTCGACGTGCCGGTGCTGTCCCAGGTGTCCGTGGTGGTGCACGACCCCAACGGCCTCAGCGTCCTCACCCGCGCCGACGTGGCGCTCTGGGCGGCCACCCACACCCAGGCGTACCTGGACGGCAACGTGCCGCCCGGGCGGGGGCAGATCGTCGCCGCCGTCCCGCTGCCCACCTCGACGCCGGAGACCGCGGTCACCTACCTGTACGTCTCCAACTACACGTCACTGGAGCGGACCAGAGACCTGGCCCGCGAGTACGCGTCGCACTTCCACAACCAGAGCTCGGTGCAGACCTACGTCACCGGTGTGGTCCCGGCCCAGGTCGCCCAGGCCGACTACCTCGAGTCCCGGCTGCACCTGTTCGAGGTGGCGACCCTGGTGCTGATCGCGGTCGTCGTCGGGCTCACCTTCCGCTCGGTCGTCGCACCGTTCGTCGTGCTCATCGCGGCCGGGCTGGGGTACCTGGTCGCCATCCGCAGCCTCGGGGTGCTCGCCGCAGCACTGGGCTTCGCGCTGCCCGACCAGCTGCAGCCGCTGATCGCCGCGCTGCTGATCGGGGTGATCACCGACTACTGCGTGCTGTTCTTCGCCGGCCTCCGGCAGCAGCTGGACCGCGGGCTCCCGCGGCTGGACGCCACCCGGCGGGCGGTGAGCACCAACGCGCCGATCATCGCTGTCGCCGGGATCACCGTCGCGGCCGGCACCGCGGCGCTGCTGGCCGCGGACTTCCAGCTGTTCCAGGCCTTCGGGCCGGCGCTGTCGCTGACCGTCGTCATCGGGGTGCTCGTGTCGCTGACCCTGGTGCCGGCGCTGATGGCGATCCTGGGCGAGCGGCTCTTCGGGCTGGGCACCCTGCGCGCCTCGCCCCGCCGCCCGACCCGGCGCGGCAACGGCCGGCTGCTCCGCATCGTCGTGGACCGGCGGGGCGCGACGGTGGCGACGCTGCTCGCCACCGGCGTGCTGCTCCTGGCCGCGGCGCCGCTGCTGCAGATGCGCCTGGACCTGTCCTTCACCTCCGGTCTGCCGCCCGAGGACCCGGTGAGCCGGGGCGCGGCGGTGCTCGAGGACTCCGGGATCCGCGGCGTCATCGCCCCCACGGAGGTCATCGTCGAGGGCGACGCGGTCATCGAGCAGCGGCCGGCGCTGGAGCGCCTGCAGGCGGCCATCGAGGCCCAGCCCGGGGTGGCCGAGGTGCTCGGCCCGGCCCAGAACCCGCTCCCCGACGGCTTCGGCGTCGTCTTCTCCCCCGAGGGCGACGCCGCCCGCTACGTGGTGATCCTGGACAGCGACCCGCTGGCCGCGCCGGCGATCAGCGACCTGCGCCAGCTCAGCGACCAGCTGGACACCCTGGCCGCGGAGGCGGGGCTGGAGGACGCCGAGGTGGCGGTGACCGGGCAGACCGCGATCGCCGCCGAGCTCGCCGCGATCACCCGGGACAACCTCCGGATCACGTTGACGGCCGCGGTGCTGGTGGAGCTGCTGATCCTGATCGTCTACCTGCGGGCGCTGTGTGCCCCGGTGGTGCTGATGGCGTGCAGCGCGCTGGGCGTCGCGGCGGCGCTCGGCCTCAGCGTCCTGGTCTTCCAGGTGCTGCTCGGCGACCCCGGGCTGGCCTTCTACGTCCCGTTCGCGACCGCCGTGCTGCTGCTGGCGCTGGGGTCGGACTACAACGTGTTCGCCGTCGGCTCGATCTGGGAGGCGGCCGCGCGACATCCGCTGAGCAAGGCGATCATGCTGGCGATGCCGAGCACGGCCCGGGCGATCAGTGCCGCGGGGCTGATCCTCGCCGCGACCTTCGGGATGGTGGCCCTCATCCCGCTGCAGACCTTCCGGCAGGTGGCGTTCACCATGGCCGCCGGGCTGCTCATCGACACGTTCCTGATCCGTCCGGTCCTCACCCCCGCGGTGCTCACCCTGCTGGGACGGGCGGCCAGCTGGCCCAGCCGGCGGGTGCGCACCGAGTCGGTGCCGGTCGACGAGCTGCGCCGCACCGCGGCCGCGGGGGCCCGGAGCGGGGGCCCGGAGGTGCTGCGGGACGAGGCACGGGAGGAGGAGGCACGGGAGGAGGAGGCACGGGAGGAGGAGGGACGGGAGGACCCGGCACGAGAGTGCCAGCCGGCCGGTGCGGAGGTGGGCCACCGGTGA
- a CDS encoding succinate dehydrogenase/fumarate reductase iron-sulfur subunit has translation MTSTETPMMSLTLRIWRQRDRTKKGKMVTYHVTDVSPDMSFLEMLDVLNEKLILDGDDPVAFDHDCREGICGSCGLMINGIAHGPEQATVCQLHMRSFADGDVLDIEPWRAGGFPVVKDLAVDRSAFDRIISAGGFISAPTGTAPEAHSTPVPKKNSDAAFDAATCIGCGACVAACPNGSAMLFTAAKVSHLGLMPQGQPERDARVLKMVAQQDAEDFGGCSNIGECSAVCPKGISMETISRLNHDLLGALRAGGVPTS, from the coding sequence GTGACCAGCACAGAGACACCGATGATGAGCCTGACGCTGCGCATCTGGCGTCAGCGTGACCGGACCAAGAAGGGCAAGATGGTGACGTACCACGTCACCGACGTCTCGCCCGACATGTCCTTCCTCGAGATGCTCGACGTGCTCAACGAGAAGCTCATCCTGGACGGCGACGACCCGGTGGCCTTCGACCACGACTGCCGCGAGGGCATCTGCGGCTCGTGCGGCCTGATGATCAACGGCATCGCGCACGGCCCCGAGCAGGCCACCGTCTGCCAGCTGCACATGCGGTCGTTCGCCGACGGCGACGTGCTGGACATCGAGCCCTGGCGCGCCGGCGGGTTCCCGGTGGTCAAGGACCTCGCGGTCGACCGGTCGGCCTTCGACCGGATCATCTCCGCCGGCGGGTTCATCAGCGCCCCGACCGGCACGGCTCCCGAGGCGCACTCCACCCCGGTGCCGAAGAAGAACTCCGACGCCGCCTTCGACGCCGCGACCTGCATCGGCTGCGGTGCCTGCGTGGCCGCCTGCCCCAACGGCTCGGCCATGCTGTTCACCGCGGCCAAGGTCTCCCACCTCGGGCTCATGCCGCAGGGCCAGCCCGAGCGCGACGCCCGGGTGCTGAAGATGGTCGCCCAGCAGGACGCCGAGGACTTCGGTGGCTGCAGCAACATCGGCGAGTGCTCCGCGGTGTGCCCCAAGGGCATCTCGATGGAGACCATCTCCCGGCTGAACCACGACCTGCTCGGCGCGCTGCGGGCCGGCGGCGTCCCGACCAGCTGA